The Anastrepha ludens isolate Willacy chromosome X, idAnaLude1.1, whole genome shotgun sequence genome includes a window with the following:
- the LOC128870172 gene encoding uncharacterized protein LOC128870172, with translation MLAEQLLLHYGTPDLFITFTCNPKWTEIQQELFTSQSPMDRHDITARVFKMKLKSLMDFIVKPRVFGETRCWMYSVEWQKRGLPHAHILIWLVERIRPNEIDHVISAEIPDYNEDPLLNEVITKNMIHGPCGILNPISPCMDEGKCSKRYARQLVAETILLLEMMDIHFIAADPLMTTESQQQSK, from the coding sequence ATGTTGGCAGAACAACTATTACTACATTATGGCACACCAGATTTGTTTATCACATTCACATGCAATCCAAAGTGGACAGAAATTCAACAAGAATTATTTACTAGCCAATCACCCATGGATCGCCACGATATCACTGCTAGGGTgttcaaaatgaaattaaaatcacTCATGGATTTTATTGTTAAGCCTCGCGTGTTCGGCGAGACGCGTTGTTGGATGTACTCAGTTGAGTGGCAAAAACGCGGATTACCACATGCACATATCCTCATTTGGTTGGTTGAGAGGATAAGACCGAATGAAATTGATCATGTGATATCAGCAGAAATTCCCGATTATAATGAAGACCCACTGTTAAATGaggttattacaaaaaatatgattCATGGTCCATGTGGAATATTAAATCCCATTTCTCCGTGTATGGATGAAGGAAAATGTTCAAAACGCTACGCAAGACAATTAGTAGCAGAAACTATATTAttactggaaatgatggatatccactTCATCGCCGCCGATCCATTGATGACAACGGAAAGTCAACAACAGTCAAAGTAA
- the LOC128870173 gene encoding ATP-dependent DNA helicase pif1-like, with amino-acid sequence MVDRTVPLLNQQQKYAYDTLMKVVNDGTGGFYFLDAPGGTGKTFLLSLILATIRSQNGIALALASSGIAATLLEGGRTAHSALKLPLNFQINETPTCNLSRNSAKAKVLQQTRLIIWDECTMAHKKSLEALDRSMQDLRNNKNRFGGAMILLAGDFREILPVVPRSTPADELNACLKSSILWKYIKTLKLSINMRVELQEDQSGEVFSKQLPYIGNGNIAVDTSSGYITFPTNFCNFCESKTELMEMVFPTLLKIT; translated from the coding sequence ATGGTTGATAGAACAGTTCCCCTtttaaatcaacaacaaaaatatgccTACGATACACTCATGAAAGTAGTGAACGATGGAACTggcggattttattttttagatgcTCCTGGTGGAACTGGGAAAACGTTTTTGTTATCATTGATTTTGGCCACGATTCGATCGCAAAATGGAATTGCACTAGCCCTAGCTTCATCAGGGATTGCAGCTACGTTGTTGGAAGGCGGTCGAACAGCTCATTCAGCTCTCAAGTTGCCCTTGAACTTTCAAATAAATGAAACTCCAACTTGCAACCTTTCGAGGAATTCTGCCAAGGCCAAAGTGCTGCAGCAAACCAGATTGATCATTTGGGATGAATGCACGATGGCACACAAAAAATCTTTGGAGGCATTAGATCGCTCAATGCAAGATTTACGAAATAACAAAAACCGGTTTGGTGGTGCAATGATACTATTGGCAGGTGATTTTCGAGAAATATTGCCAGTTGTTCCACGCTCAACGCCAGCTGATGAACTAAATGCATGTTTGAAGTCGTCCATTTTATGGAAATACATTAAAACACTTAAATTGAGTATAAACATGAGAGTCGAATTGCAGGAGGACCAGTCTGGAGAAGTGTTTTCCAAACAACTACCCTATATTGGTAATGGTAATATTGCTGTTGATACATCATCTGGATACATTACATTCCCTAccaatttttgtaacttttgtgAATCAAAGACCGAACTCATGGAGATGGTGTTCCCTACATTGCTCAAAATTACGTAA